GCCAGTTCCAGTCCGCGCCAGGCGTAAGGACACAGAAAATCGAAGTAGAGGGTATGCATAGGGCATTTTAAGGCCAGGCAGAGAAGAAAGAGCCTTGACCTTACTTGCCCAGAACAACCCGGCGGTTCTGCTCAGGCCGCGTTATCTTGCCTTATGTCCAAACTGTATAGGCCAGAAGCGTTCGTTATGCCGCAAGGAATTTATATGGACGGCAACAGCCTGGGCCTGATGCCGCACTCCGCACGCCGGGCGGTGGAGCGCCGTCTGAACGACTGGGCCGAGCAGGCCGTGATGGGCTGGGACCGCTGGTTTGACCTGAGCGAAACCCTGTCGCCGCAGGTGGCCCGTCTGGTCGGGGCGCAGCCTGATGAGGTGATTTCGACGGGCAGCATCACCACCAATCTGCATCTGCTCATTTCCACCTTTTACCGCCCCGAGGGTGAACGTAGACACCTGCTGGCCACCGAACTGGACTTTCCCAGCGACCTGTACGCCATGCGCTCCTGGGCTGACCTGCACGGCGCCGAGCTGCGGCTGATTCCCTCGCGTGACGGCCAGACCCTGCACCCGGACGACATCGCGGCGGCCATCACCGACGAGATCGCGCTGGTGCTGCTGCCGGTGGTGCTGTACCGCTCCGGGCAACTGCTGGACATGCCCCGCTGGACCGAATACGCTCACGCCCAGGGCTGCGTGGTGGGCTGGGACGCGGCGCACTCGATCGGAGCGCTGCCGCACAACTTCCATGACGACGGCGCCGATTTCGCAGTGTGGTGTACCTACAAGTACCTGAACGCGGGCCCCGGCGCGCCCGGCGGCCTATTCGTCCATGAGCGGCACCTGGGAACCATGCCGGCCCTGCGCGGTTGGTGGGGCAACGACAAGACCAGTCAGTTCAAGATGGCAGGCGACTACGAGCGCGGCGCGGGAGCAGGAGCATTTCAGCTGGGCACGCCCGGCATCCTGTCGCTGGCAGGCCTAGAAGGAGCGCTGGAGGTCTATGACGGCGTGGATCTGCAGGAACTGCGCGCCCGCTCACTGGAACTCACCGAGCTGCTGATGACCCTGGCAGATGAACAATTGCCTGAAATGCAGATGGTGACCCCCCGCGACCCGGCGGAACGTGGCGGGCACATTTCCTTGCAGTGGGAGCACAACAAGCAGGTGTCGCTGGCGCTGCGGGCCCGCGGTATCGTGCCGGATTTCCGCGAGCCGGGCATCCTGCGCCTGGCCCCGATTCCCTTCTACAATTCCGAGGACGATGTGCGGCG
This sequence is a window from Deinococcus radiophilus. Protein-coding genes within it:
- the kynU gene encoding kynureninase, yielding MPQGIYMDGNSLGLMPHSARRAVERRLNDWAEQAVMGWDRWFDLSETLSPQVARLVGAQPDEVISTGSITTNLHLLISTFYRPEGERRHLLATELDFPSDLYAMRSWADLHGAELRLIPSRDGQTLHPDDIAAAITDEIALVLLPVVLYRSGQLLDMPRWTEYAHAQGCVVGWDAAHSIGALPHNFHDDGADFAVWCTYKYLNAGPGAPGGLFVHERHLGTMPALRGWWGNDKTSQFKMAGDYERGAGAGAFQLGTPGILSLAGLEGALEVYDGVDLQELRARSLELTELLMTLADEQLPEMQMVTPRDPAERGGHISLQWEHNKQVSLALRARGIVPDFREPGILRLAPIPFYNSEDDVRRTVQVIREIVDSGEYREIVDGGAVS